A single window of Pontibacillus chungwhensis DNA harbors:
- a CDS encoding type I restriction endonuclease subunit R → MNTPDMLKEKEFQALVKNHLIGEHSYFEGTNADYDNHYAIDTTQLFAFLEDTQPKAMRKLTEIYKGQTRKKILFRLDQELKRRGMIDVLRKGIKDYGVQLQLAYFQPPTTLNKELLELYKKNRLSVTEELVHKKGERIDLVVFLNGLPVLAFELKNEFTGQDAAYAKEQWKQDRSGQHQLFRFKERTIAVFAMDTSEAFMATKLDGENTYFLPFNKGQNGGKGNPIVEGKHSTHYIWEDLLAPDQLLEVLDKFVFLSVEEEEGDDGKIRRKEKVIFPRYHQRDAVKSVVMDAKANGPGASYLIQHSAGSGKTNSISWLSHRLATLHNNENEAVFDGTIVVTDRKVLDKQLQKAVYQLEHKAGMVAKIEEDSSQLADALNNETKIIITTIQKFPYILDKLGTLKDKNYAIIIDEAHSSTSGKNMAALTTGLTLEEAAELDQNEEKNTRDTEDQIVEDIRRIGKQENISFFAFTATPKGSTLRMFGTEGEDGKPRPFHLYSMKQAIEEGFIMDVLQNYMTYNMYYRVAKQIQDDPEFEAAKATKAISRFVSLHPHNIDQKTEVIVEHFRKVSSTKIGGQAKAMVVTSSRLHAVRYKLAFEKYIKKKGYKDLNTLVAFSGTVKDGGEEYTEPGMNGFAEKQLPQKFDTDDYQILLLAEKYQTGFDQPKLHTMYVDKKLSGVKAVQTLSRLNRTYPGKENTFVLDFVNDPEGIREAFEPYYEDTVLEGDLDPNELYSIQQELEAYMVLKEEEINGFVDILYKDSHTKRDQELSNNYIDQAKRRYEGLTDEEKRDFVSKAKKLNSIYMLVLQVTPFEDPDLHKLWVYLRYLLKKISLKKGDKVELQDKVVLEYYSLKKNEEANISLGEDNEAYTVNLDVSGGGKQDEPPKDPLTAILERLNTRNGTEFGEHEKLNIQQIVDIATEDKTLQTQAQNNTFQDFELGFKKRFMDYVVEGYDKNQGFFDKILSDDFFQEQIQEYIGEYVYEKLTK, encoded by the coding sequence ATGAATACCCCTGACATGCTGAAAGAAAAAGAATTTCAGGCGTTGGTTAAGAATCATCTCATCGGCGAGCATAGCTATTTCGAGGGGACGAATGCGGATTACGATAACCATTACGCTATCGATACGACGCAATTGTTCGCCTTTTTAGAGGATACACAACCGAAAGCGATGCGAAAATTAACGGAGATTTATAAAGGACAAACCCGCAAAAAAATCCTCTTCCGATTGGACCAGGAGCTGAAGCGTCGCGGTATGATCGATGTCCTCCGAAAAGGGATCAAGGATTATGGAGTCCAGTTGCAGCTCGCTTATTTCCAGCCCCCAACAACCCTTAACAAAGAGTTGCTGGAGCTTTATAAGAAAAACCGGTTATCAGTCACTGAAGAACTGGTTCATAAAAAAGGAGAGCGTATCGATCTTGTGGTCTTCTTAAACGGACTTCCCGTTTTAGCGTTTGAACTGAAAAATGAGTTTACAGGTCAGGACGCTGCCTATGCGAAGGAACAATGGAAACAAGATCGAAGCGGACAACATCAGTTGTTCCGTTTCAAAGAGCGAACGATTGCCGTATTTGCAATGGATACAAGTGAAGCATTTATGGCTACAAAATTAGACGGGGAGAATACGTATTTCCTTCCGTTCAACAAAGGACAGAATGGCGGAAAAGGCAATCCAATTGTTGAAGGGAAGCACAGCACTCATTACATCTGGGAGGACCTCCTCGCTCCCGACCAGCTTCTTGAGGTGCTCGATAAATTTGTGTTCCTCTCTGTTGAAGAAGAGGAAGGGGACGATGGGAAAATCCGACGAAAAGAAAAAGTCATCTTCCCTCGCTATCATCAGCGGGATGCGGTGAAAAGTGTGGTGATGGATGCTAAGGCTAATGGGCCCGGCGCATCCTATCTCATCCAGCACAGTGCCGGAAGCGGGAAAACCAATTCGATTTCCTGGTTATCGCACCGATTAGCGACGCTTCACAATAATGAAAATGAAGCTGTTTTTGATGGTACGATTGTTGTTACAGACCGTAAAGTCTTGGACAAACAATTGCAAAAAGCCGTCTACCAACTAGAGCATAAAGCAGGTATGGTCGCTAAAATCGAGGAAGACTCCTCCCAGCTAGCAGACGCGTTAAATAACGAGACGAAAATTATCATTACGACGATTCAAAAGTTCCCGTATATCTTAGATAAACTTGGGACGCTTAAAGATAAGAACTACGCAATCATCATTGATGAAGCGCACTCCTCAACAAGCGGGAAGAACATGGCTGCGCTCACAACGGGACTGACGCTTGAAGAAGCGGCGGAACTTGATCAGAACGAGGAAAAAAACACACGAGATACTGAAGATCAGATCGTAGAAGATATCCGGCGCATCGGAAAACAAGAGAATATCAGCTTCTTCGCATTTACAGCTACCCCTAAAGGATCGACTTTACGCATGTTTGGAACCGAAGGGGAAGACGGGAAGCCACGGCCGTTTCACCTGTACAGCATGAAGCAAGCGATCGAAGAAGGCTTCATTATGGATGTATTACAAAACTATATGACGTACAACATGTATTATCGTGTTGCCAAACAAATTCAGGATGACCCTGAGTTTGAAGCTGCCAAAGCGACGAAAGCTATCTCGCGTTTTGTAAGTCTTCATCCACACAACATTGATCAGAAAACGGAAGTTATCGTAGAGCATTTTCGAAAAGTTTCTAGTACGAAAATCGGCGGTCAGGCCAAAGCCATGGTGGTTACTTCATCTCGTCTCCATGCGGTCCGCTATAAGCTTGCCTTTGAAAAGTACATCAAGAAGAAGGGGTATAAAGATTTAAACACCCTTGTCGCTTTTTCAGGTACCGTAAAAGATGGTGGGGAAGAATATACTGAGCCTGGCATGAACGGGTTCGCTGAAAAGCAACTACCACAAAAGTTTGATACAGATGACTATCAAATCCTTCTATTGGCGGAGAAGTATCAAACAGGCTTTGACCAACCGAAATTGCACACTATGTATGTGGATAAGAAACTCTCTGGGGTTAAGGCCGTTCAAACACTCTCTCGCTTGAATCGAACTTACCCAGGTAAAGAAAATACGTTTGTTCTTGACTTTGTAAACGATCCTGAAGGCATAAGGGAAGCGTTTGAACCCTACTATGAAGACACCGTATTAGAAGGGGACCTGGATCCTAATGAACTATATAGCATTCAACAGGAACTTGAAGCATATATGGTTTTAAAAGAAGAAGAGATTAATGGATTTGTAGACATTCTTTATAAGGATAGCCACACGAAACGAGATCAAGAGCTATCCAATAATTACATTGATCAGGCGAAGCGACGATATGAGGGGCTTACTGATGAAGAGAAAAGAGATTTTGTCAGCAAAGCTAAAAAGTTAAACAGTATCTATATGTTAGTATTGCAAGTCACGCCGTTTGAGGATCCTGATTTGCATAAACTTTGGGTTTACCTCCGTTACCTCTTAAAAAAGATTTCTCTAAAAAAGGGGGATAAGGTAGAACTCCAGGATAAAGTTGTTCTGGAATACTATTCTCTAAAGAAAAATGAAGAAGCTAATATCTCCTTAGGGGAAGATAATGAAGCTTACACCGTAAACCTTGACGTGAGTGGCGGGGGTAAACAAGATGAACCTCCAAAGGATCCACTCACAGCCATATTAGAACGGTTAAATACTAGAAACGGTACGGAGTTTGGAGAACACGAAAAGTTGAACATTCAGCAGATCGTGGATATTGCAACCGAAGATAAAACGCTCCAAACGCAAGCTCAAAATAACACATTTCAAGATTTTGAACTCGGATTCAAAAAACGTTTTATGGATTATGTCGTAGAAGGATACGATAAAAATCAGGGATTCTTCGATAAGATTTTGAGTGATGACTTCTTCCAGGAGCAAATACAGGAATATATCGGAGAGTACGTTTATGAAAAGTTGACAAAGTAA
- a CDS encoding (deoxy)nucleoside triphosphate pyrophosphohydrolase: MDKKNIHVVGAVIVSDGEILCAQRGPDKSLPHLWEFPGGKIEEGETHQETLKREIEEEMHCKVHVGERVDHTVHEYDFGIVHLTTYYCKLQQGTPTLTEHIEFRWLAPNELKSLEWAPADVPAIEKLSQATL; this comes from the coding sequence ATGGATAAGAAAAATATTCATGTAGTAGGCGCGGTAATCGTAAGCGATGGAGAAATTCTCTGTGCGCAACGAGGCCCTGATAAGTCACTTCCTCATTTATGGGAATTCCCAGGTGGGAAAATTGAAGAGGGGGAAACTCATCAGGAAACGTTGAAGAGAGAGATTGAAGAAGAGATGCACTGCAAGGTACATGTAGGTGAAAGAGTGGACCATACTGTTCATGAGTACGACTTTGGAATTGTTCATCTCACTACATACTATTGTAAGCTTCAGCAAGGAACCCCTACGCTAACAGAACATATAGAGTTCAGATGGCTTGCTCCTAATGAGCTAAAGTCTCTTGAATGGGCGCCAGCTGATGTGCCCGCAATTGAAAAATTATCACAAGCAACGCTATAA